One region of Mycolicibacterium rhodesiae NBB3 genomic DNA includes:
- a CDS encoding acyl dehydratase, with amino-acid sequence MAAVSGPYFDDLEVGQVFDAAPSMTLTAGAAAVHQSILGDRLRLALDAELAAAVIGAAAPLANPSLVCDVAIGQSTLVTQRVKANLFYRGLRFHRFPVIGETLFTRTEVVGLKQNSAKPGRTPTGLAALRMTTVDGVGRLVLDFHRCAMLPMSEGAPDTDLADDLSTIGADQPSVADPTAEWDADAYRAKVPGAHFDAGLAGAILHSTADVVSSAPELARLTLNIAATHHDWRSGGQRLVYGGHTIGLALAQATRLLPNIVTVLAWDSCDHTGPVHEGDTLYSELHVESAVPLPEGRGGVLKLRSVVHAVGEPDQQVLDWRFTALQF; translated from the coding sequence ATGGCTGCCGTGAGCGGCCCATATTTCGACGATCTCGAGGTCGGCCAGGTCTTCGACGCAGCCCCGTCCATGACACTGACGGCGGGGGCCGCGGCCGTTCATCAGTCGATCCTGGGCGACCGTCTCCGGCTCGCCCTCGATGCCGAGCTCGCGGCGGCCGTCATCGGCGCCGCCGCACCGTTGGCCAACCCTTCGCTCGTATGCGACGTCGCGATCGGCCAGTCGACGCTGGTCACCCAGCGAGTGAAGGCCAATCTGTTCTACCGCGGACTGAGATTTCACCGCTTTCCCGTCATCGGTGAGACCCTGTTCACACGCACCGAAGTGGTTGGGCTCAAACAGAACTCGGCAAAGCCCGGCCGTACCCCGACAGGACTCGCGGCATTGCGGATGACCACCGTCGACGGCGTGGGGCGACTTGTCCTCGACTTCCACCGTTGCGCGATGCTGCCGATGAGCGAGGGTGCGCCTGACACCGATCTTGCCGACGATCTCTCGACGATCGGTGCCGATCAACCGTCGGTTGCAGACCCGACCGCCGAGTGGGACGCCGATGCGTACCGCGCGAAGGTTCCAGGGGCACATTTCGACGCCGGCCTGGCGGGTGCGATCCTGCACAGTACGGCCGACGTCGTCAGCAGTGCTCCGGAACTCGCGCGATTGACGCTGAACATCGCCGCCACACACCATGATTGGCGAAGCGGCGGACAGCGACTGGTATACGGCGGACACACCATCGGCCTGGCACTGGCCCAAGCCACTCGCCTGTTGCCCAATATCGTCACCGTGCTGGCCTGGGATTCGTGCGATCACACGGGACCGGTGCACGAGGGCGACACCTTGTACAGCGAGTTGCATGTCGAAAGTGCGGTGCCGCTGCCCGAAGGGCGTGGCGGGGTCCTCAAACTGAGGTCCGTTGTCCATGCCGTCGGTGAGCCGGACCAGCAGGTACTGGACTGGCGCTTTACTGCTCTGCAGTTCTGA
- a CDS encoding CoA transferase, whose protein sequence is MTSLAVPTAVLSRARRVANDFRALTGVECDADAIIAGRAGLLRQTPHDRISAGGATHLMRSRDGWCALTLSRPDDVDAVPALIEVDTVAGDPWPDVHRWVSERHAAEFTDRGRLLGLPVAALGESRARPPRRRALGAATSGRAPSGLLVADLSAMWAGPLCGQLLARAGATVVKVESASRPDGARSGPAEFFDWMNGGKLSYLVDFDDPSGLRSLLAAADVVIESSRPAAFARRGLAPEDVQPRDGRVWLRITGHGTDGERGNWVAFGDDAAVSGGLVRGSAAEPDFCGDAIADPLTGLEAAATVAQALRDGGGQLVELSMSAVAATYARLPRTDEISCSAAPPPSKRASALGADNAAVERTVAEKLLAAC, encoded by the coding sequence GTGACGTCGTTGGCCGTCCCCACTGCCGTTCTGTCGCGGGCCCGTCGCGTCGCCAACGATTTCCGAGCCCTCACCGGCGTCGAGTGCGACGCCGACGCGATCATCGCAGGACGCGCCGGACTGCTGCGCCAGACACCACACGACCGCATTTCGGCAGGGGGCGCGACACATCTGATGCGCAGTCGCGACGGGTGGTGCGCGCTCACGTTGTCGCGGCCCGACGATGTCGACGCGGTCCCCGCGCTGATCGAGGTGGACACCGTCGCGGGCGACCCCTGGCCGGATGTGCACCGCTGGGTTTCCGAACGCCACGCTGCGGAGTTCACCGACCGCGGGCGACTGCTCGGACTTCCGGTCGCCGCGCTTGGCGAGTCGCGCGCGCGGCCACCGCGGCGCCGCGCCTTGGGTGCGGCGACAAGCGGACGCGCCCCGTCAGGACTGCTCGTCGCCGACCTGTCCGCCATGTGGGCGGGCCCGCTGTGCGGTCAGTTGCTGGCGCGAGCGGGCGCGACGGTCGTCAAAGTCGAAAGCGCATCCCGTCCCGATGGTGCACGGTCGGGTCCAGCGGAGTTCTTCGACTGGATGAACGGCGGAAAGCTCTCGTATCTGGTCGATTTCGATGATCCGTCCGGATTGCGCAGTCTCCTCGCCGCGGCGGATGTGGTGATCGAGTCCTCACGGCCCGCCGCATTCGCGCGCCGAGGCCTTGCGCCGGAGGATGTCCAGCCACGCGACGGCAGAGTCTGGCTGCGAATCACCGGCCACGGCACCGACGGTGAGCGGGGCAACTGGGTGGCGTTCGGCGATGACGCGGCGGTGTCCGGTGGGCTGGTGCGGGGTAGCGCTGCCGAGCCGGACTTCTGTGGTGACGCCATCGCCGACCCGTTGACGGGATTGGAGGCGGCGGCGACGGTGGCGCAGGCGTTGCGCGACGGTGGTGGCCAGCTCGTCGAGTTGTCGATGTCGGCGGTCGCGGCCACCTATGCCCGACTCCCGCGCACCGACGAAATCTCCTGCAGCGCCGCACCACCGCCGTCGAAGCGAGCGTCGGCGTTGGGCGCCGACAACGCCGCAGTGGAGCGAACTGTCGCCGAGAAGCTCCTTGCCGCATGCTGA
- a CDS encoding GntR family transcriptional regulator, with amino-acid sequence MRTAPAYQTLREQLRDDIAAGRYRDGARLPTESELVEQHGLSRQTVRRAFQDLVAEGVVYRVPGRGTYASDAGQRYLRQLGSIEDLMSLSDDTTMEVLSGLRRRVDLDAASRLRLDDDIVYTVVFRRLHDGVPFVTTIVHLAPVVANAVLSAPDLQDGAVGPQTVIGVLEPHLIEPIAEAAQSITVAPADSVVADAVSCAAGHAMLRVDRLYSDTSGRPVELSVSHFLPEQYTYRVTLRRSG; translated from the coding sequence ATGCGTACCGCGCCGGCGTATCAGACTCTGCGCGAACAACTTCGCGACGATATCGCCGCAGGGCGGTACCGCGACGGCGCCCGACTGCCCACCGAGTCAGAACTCGTTGAGCAACATGGGCTTTCCCGGCAGACGGTGCGGCGCGCGTTCCAGGACCTGGTCGCCGAGGGTGTGGTTTACCGGGTGCCGGGTCGCGGCACATACGCCAGCGATGCGGGCCAGCGCTATCTCCGCCAGCTCGGCTCGATCGAAGACCTGATGAGCCTGTCCGACGACACCACGATGGAAGTGCTTTCCGGACTGCGCAGGCGAGTCGATCTCGACGCCGCCAGTCGGTTGCGCCTCGACGACGATATCGTCTACACCGTGGTGTTCCGACGGTTGCACGACGGCGTGCCGTTCGTGACGACGATCGTGCACCTGGCGCCCGTCGTTGCCAATGCGGTGCTGTCGGCGCCGGATCTGCAAGACGGTGCGGTCGGTCCGCAGACGGTGATCGGCGTGCTCGAGCCGCATCTGATCGAACCGATTGCCGAAGCGGCACAGTCGATTACGGTGGCGCCGGCGGACAGTGTGGTCGCCGATGCGGTGTCGTGCGCGGCCGGTCATGCGATGCTGCGAGTGGATCGGCTGTATTCAGACACATCGGGCAGGCCGGTCGAGTTGTCGGTCAGCCACTTTCTTCCCGAGCAGTACACGTACCGGGTTACGCTGCGGCGCTCCGGCTAG
- a CDS encoding enoyl-CoA hydratase/isomerase family protein: protein MTPIELASGVVVAVGSPSDQAAFTLTEDDCGDRRAVTVASVSDTLDLLRERCARWPHAAAVCIDVLRAHNADAPAFGGVITESLAYSTLQAGPEFTRWLGERGPATPVQIPNPVQAERVGDALYVRFNRPQRHNAFSTDARAVLLEALEVARLDPSVTDVVLSGNGPSFCSGGDLAEFGTFADPVSAHVARTRHSPALVLDELTARLGRHCRAEVHGQVLGSGLEMAAFCGWVAASPDAVFGLPELSLGLLPGAGGTVSITRRIGRWRTAYLVLSGRTIDPSTALQWGLVDEIR, encoded by the coding sequence GTGACTCCAATCGAGCTCGCCTCGGGCGTAGTCGTTGCGGTCGGATCGCCCTCGGACCAAGCGGCTTTCACGCTCACCGAGGATGACTGCGGCGACCGTCGCGCTGTGACGGTGGCGTCGGTTTCAGACACGCTCGACCTTCTTCGGGAACGGTGCGCGCGGTGGCCGCATGCGGCCGCGGTGTGCATCGACGTCTTGCGTGCACACAACGCCGACGCGCCCGCGTTCGGCGGTGTCATCACCGAGTCGCTTGCGTACTCGACGCTGCAGGCGGGCCCGGAGTTCACGCGCTGGCTGGGCGAGCGGGGGCCTGCGACGCCGGTGCAAATCCCGAACCCGGTGCAGGCAGAGCGGGTCGGGGACGCCCTGTACGTCCGGTTCAATCGCCCGCAGCGGCACAACGCCTTCTCGACCGACGCGCGCGCTGTGCTGCTGGAAGCGCTCGAGGTGGCGCGTCTGGACCCGTCGGTGACCGACGTCGTTTTGTCGGGCAACGGTCCCTCGTTCTGCAGCGGTGGCGATCTGGCCGAGTTCGGTACCTTCGCCGATCCGGTCAGCGCACATGTGGCTCGCACTCGGCACAGCCCCGCGTTGGTACTCGACGAGCTCACAGCACGACTGGGCAGGCACTGCCGCGCGGAGGTGCACGGCCAGGTACTCGGCAGCGGGCTGGAGATGGCCGCCTTCTGCGGATGGGTGGCCGCGAGTCCTGACGCCGTGTTCGGCCTACCCGAGCTCAGCCTCGGACTGCTTCCCGGCGCCGGCGGGACCGTGAGCATCACGCGCAGAATCGGGCGCTGGCGTACCGCATATCTCGTGCTGAGTGGGCGGACCATCGACCCGTCGACAGCGCTGCAGTGGGGCTTGGTCGACGAAATTCGGTGA
- a CDS encoding amidohydrolase family protein, with protein MLIQRASLLDGTTADIRVEEQIVAVGPRMAPSPGEQVYDAKGGTVIPGLHDHHVHLRSAAAALTSVQVGPADVHTRDDLARVLAAADIGSDGWLRAIGYHEAVAGPLDRTLLDELAPPVPVRVQHRSGVLWTLNSVGLARVGLADHPDGRLRSADQSWSEALTRNETGLGDVSRRLSTFGVTGVTDATPGLEVADVVKLMEAHRHGELRQRVHCLAPGKRILHDSDLDLTALTAWIAERHADGGPVAVHCVTAAQLVVTLAALRSAGPHPQDRIEHAAVVPDDSVADLAESGATVVTQPNFVAERGVQYLHDVPAAEQHELWRVASLLTAGVPVALSTDMPFGDDDPWKAMRAAVSRITGGGAVLGADERVPAREALTMFFGSADAPVMPRLIASGHPGDLCIVRARPDEVLGELDSDMVAATVIAGRLVFER; from the coding sequence ATGCTGATTCAGCGCGCAAGTCTGCTCGACGGGACAACTGCTGACATCCGGGTCGAGGAGCAGATCGTCGCAGTCGGACCGCGTATGGCGCCATCACCCGGCGAGCAGGTGTATGACGCCAAAGGCGGCACCGTCATTCCGGGTCTGCACGATCACCACGTCCATCTCCGCTCAGCCGCCGCTGCCTTGACGTCGGTCCAGGTGGGTCCCGCCGACGTGCACACGCGAGATGATCTGGCTCGGGTTCTCGCTGCGGCCGACATCGGCAGCGACGGATGGTTGCGGGCGATCGGCTACCACGAGGCGGTGGCGGGTCCGCTCGACCGCACACTGCTCGACGAGCTGGCACCGCCGGTGCCGGTCAGGGTTCAGCACCGCAGCGGCGTGCTGTGGACACTCAACTCCGTCGGGCTGGCCCGGGTCGGGCTTGCCGATCACCCCGACGGTCGGCTGCGCAGCGCCGATCAATCGTGGTCGGAAGCGTTGACGCGCAACGAGACCGGGCTTGGCGACGTCAGTAGGCGGCTCAGCACATTCGGAGTGACCGGCGTGACCGATGCGACGCCGGGTCTGGAGGTTGCCGACGTCGTCAAGTTGATGGAGGCTCACCGGCACGGCGAACTGCGTCAGCGTGTGCATTGCCTCGCCCCCGGAAAGCGGATTCTGCACGACAGCGATCTCGACCTCACCGCGCTCACCGCGTGGATCGCCGAGCGCCACGCCGACGGGGGACCGGTTGCGGTGCACTGCGTTACCGCCGCGCAGTTGGTCGTCACGTTGGCCGCACTGCGATCGGCCGGCCCTCATCCGCAGGACCGCATCGAGCATGCCGCAGTGGTGCCCGACGACAGCGTTGCCGACCTCGCCGAGAGCGGGGCGACCGTCGTGACACAACCCAACTTCGTCGCCGAACGAGGAGTGCAGTACCTCCACGACGTGCCCGCGGCTGAGCAGCACGAATTGTGGCGCGTGGCTTCGCTGTTGACCGCCGGGGTGCCAGTCGCGCTTTCGACCGATATGCCGTTCGGCGACGACGACCCGTGGAAGGCCATGCGCGCCGCCGTGTCGCGCATCACCGGAGGGGGAGCGGTGCTGGGCGCCGACGAACGCGTGCCGGCCCGCGAGGCGCTTACGATGTTCTTCGGTTCAGCCGACGCCCCCGTGATGCCGCGGCTCATAGCGTCCGGCCACCCCGGCGATCTGTGCATCGTGCGCGCACGACCGGACGAGGTGCTGGGCGAACTCGATTCCGAC
- a CDS encoding acyl-CoA dehydrogenase family protein, which produces MLTQEETMLVETVRAFVDRDVKPAVRETEHANEYPEAWIEQMKRIGIYGLAIPESYGGSPVSMPCYVEVTQELSRGWMSLAGAMGGHTVVAKLLGLFGTQEQKQRYLPPMATGELRATMALTEPGGGSDLQNMSTVAATDGSDLVINGSKTWISNARRSGLIALLCKTDPAATPKHKGISVVLVEHAAGLTVSRDLPKLGYKGVESCELTFDDYRIPATAILGGEPGKGFAQMMKGLETGRIQVASRALGVASAALEDALKYAQERESFGQPIWKHQSIGNYLADMATKLTAARQLTLHAAQRYDSGERCDMEAGMAKLFASEVAMEIALNAVRIHGGYGYSTEFDVERYFRDAPLMIVGEGTNEIQRNVIAAQLVARGGI; this is translated from the coding sequence ATGTTGACTCAAGAAGAAACCATGCTGGTGGAGACGGTGCGGGCCTTCGTGGACCGCGACGTCAAACCCGCCGTCCGCGAGACCGAACACGCCAACGAATACCCCGAGGCGTGGATCGAGCAGATGAAACGCATCGGCATCTACGGTCTGGCCATACCCGAGTCCTACGGCGGCTCCCCGGTCTCGATGCCGTGCTACGTCGAGGTCACGCAGGAGCTCTCGCGGGGGTGGATGAGCCTCGCAGGCGCGATGGGCGGACACACCGTCGTCGCCAAGCTGCTGGGACTGTTCGGCACACAAGAGCAGAAGCAGCGATATCTGCCACCGATGGCCACCGGCGAACTACGGGCAACGATGGCGCTCACCGAGCCCGGCGGTGGCTCGGACCTGCAGAACATGAGCACGGTCGCGGCAACCGACGGTTCCGATCTGGTGATCAACGGGTCCAAGACCTGGATCAGCAATGCACGCCGATCAGGCCTGATCGCGCTGCTGTGCAAGACCGATCCGGCCGCAACGCCCAAGCACAAGGGCATTTCGGTGGTGCTTGTCGAGCACGCTGCCGGGCTGACGGTGTCGCGGGATCTGCCGAAGCTCGGCTACAAGGGTGTCGAGTCTTGCGAGCTGACGTTCGACGACTACCGCATACCCGCGACCGCGATCCTTGGCGGCGAACCCGGTAAGGGGTTCGCCCAGATGATGAAAGGGCTTGAGACAGGCCGTATCCAGGTTGCATCGCGGGCGCTCGGAGTAGCGTCGGCCGCGCTCGAAGACGCGCTGAAGTATGCGCAAGAGCGCGAGAGCTTCGGCCAGCCGATCTGGAAACACCAGTCCATCGGCAACTACCTGGCCGACATGGCGACCAAGCTGACGGCCGCACGACAGCTGACTCTCCATGCGGCGCAGCGGTACGACAGCGGCGAACGCTGCGACATGGAGGCTGGGATGGCCAAGCTGTTCGCGTCCGAGGTCGCGATGGAGATCGCGTTGAATGCCGTCCGGATCCACGGCGGCTACGGCTATTCCACCGAGTTCGACGTGGAGCGCTACTTCCGCGACGCTCCGCTGATGATCGTCGGCGAGGGCACCAACGAGATTCAGCGCAATGTGATCGCCGCCCAGCTGGTCGCCCGCGGCGGGATCTGA